One Candidatus Nanosynbacter featherlites genomic region harbors:
- a CDS encoding sortase, producing the protein MNPGSPRPFQPPARDQSSTRNAAADVIRGQINSIYTGNSSDAAPHTTPAPASTTPQEPALQPQPQPQAATPVAKPAPQTEPQGHRLNTTPPTDTTTATTSQPTQLANSTPQATPDQWQQYHSAWQKYYQMYYERYYANHLNAQQSPSQRPQTSTPEAADTLSPQQQAIRDLRSKIRNTVNDSAKKVRNSRHFIPALAGTMVMLAFVFLQYNRVILGTVAAYTSPGNIEPQNIIVDPSIDTKVSAEPKIIIPKINVDAPVVYGAAPDVQSQRKAMEKGVAHFAVSGASALPGQAGNVVLAGHSSNDAFAAGGYKFIFAQNEKLQKDDVIYLNYEGKRYTYKITGSEVVKPNEVTKIQTGTQKPMLTLVSCVPVGTADKRLLVYADQISPDPNTASAAAENNATGQIPGNPSPTVLERIFGAR; encoded by the coding sequence ATGAACCCCGGAAGTCCACGACCATTCCAACCGCCAGCGCGCGACCAATCATCGACGCGCAATGCTGCTGCTGATGTTATCCGCGGGCAAATCAACTCGATCTATACTGGCAATTCATCTGATGCTGCACCCCACACTACGCCTGCGCCAGCCAGCACAACGCCACAAGAGCCAGCACTGCAACCGCAACCTCAGCCACAAGCCGCTACACCAGTAGCCAAACCAGCTCCACAGACCGAGCCGCAGGGCCACCGCCTTAATACTACGCCACCTACTGACACGACCACCGCAACCACCAGCCAGCCCACTCAACTAGCCAACAGCACACCACAAGCCACGCCAGATCAGTGGCAGCAATACCACAGTGCCTGGCAAAAATATTATCAGATGTATTATGAACGGTATTACGCCAACCACCTGAATGCTCAACAGTCTCCATCTCAGCGGCCGCAAACCAGCACTCCAGAGGCAGCAGACACCTTGTCACCACAACAGCAGGCCATTCGCGATCTGCGCTCCAAGATCCGCAATACCGTCAACGACTCCGCCAAAAAAGTGCGCAATTCTCGACATTTCATCCCAGCCCTTGCTGGAACCATGGTCATGTTGGCCTTTGTCTTCCTGCAATACAACCGAGTCATTTTGGGTACTGTCGCAGCCTATACCAGCCCCGGCAATATTGAGCCACAAAACATCATCGTCGACCCAAGCATTGACACCAAAGTCAGCGCTGAACCAAAGATTATCATCCCGAAGATTAATGTTGATGCACCCGTGGTGTACGGCGCCGCACCAGATGTACAATCACAGCGCAAAGCCATGGAAAAAGGCGTAGCGCACTTTGCCGTTTCTGGAGCAAGCGCGCTACCAGGACAGGCAGGAAATGTTGTATTGGCTGGGCACTCCAGCAATGACGCCTTTGCCGCCGGAGGATATAAATTCATCTTCGCCCAAAACGAAAAACTTCAAAAAGACGACGTCATATATCTTAACTACGAAGGCAAACGATACACCTATAAAATCACTGGTTCAGAAGTCGTCAAACCGAACGAGGTCACCAAAATCCAAACTGGCACCCAAAAACCAATGCTCACGCTGGTCAGCTGTGTTCCTGTTGGCACTGCCGACAAGCGTCTGTTGGTCTATGCTGATCAAATCAGCCCAGACCCCAACACCGCTTCTGCTGCTGCTGAAAACAACGCAACAGGACAAATACCAGGCAATCCATCGCCAACCGTCTTGGAGCGTATCTTTGGCGCTCGATAA